One segment of Panicum virgatum strain AP13 chromosome 1K, P.virgatum_v5, whole genome shotgun sequence DNA contains the following:
- the LOC120677648 gene encoding lysine-specific demethylase JMJ25-like isoform X2: MPPKRKRGGGRGWPRPRKDAAATASSDPAAAAISDPAAAATKENGETKAEENMPQHQDSATQTSKENIKEEIPPASPEENGTEGIAEVSKTVRKRRRDPVADPSSLGPRTLRLRKKQAVPTVEKPKKVKQMDGNSTMCHQCQRNDNGRVVRCQSCIVANRRYRYCVKCITRWYPHLSEDDFEKNCPVCRNNCNCKACLRGDTTRSKKSMGGDTTRSKKSKKSMGGDTTRGKKSKKSSTIEADEWSVSEEDKIKYSVRAVHFLLPWLKALHQEQTLERRVEASIEGIDLCKVEVPLVTCKSNERIYCNNCRTSIVDFHRSCNTCSYDLCLSCCRELRQGHPRGGGVTVDEVTSLPDVGGRENLQQRISHDNCTSQEPSDGHNNVLIDSVLPSEDRTPSLRRWRANSNGSIPCPPKELGGCGHSLLELKCLSEEKFIPNLLEKANSVINNGVVLELGDTKCSCFTESSEMNDETSRKAASRENSNDNYIYCPTAKDVQNGPLDHFQDHWLKGQPVIVRDTLALTSGLSWEPMVMWRALREKRDSQDRLSVIALECMTWCEVDINIHMFFDGYSRGAVGLEDLPVLLKLKDWPQHSSFEQRLPRHNAEFMSALPFREYTDPKSGPLNLAVKLPKDVIKPDLGPKTYIAYGVSQELGIGDSVTKIHCDMSDAVNILTHTDEIQLKAQRITAIEKKKDSLNKKEENENHQASRTDQDGPVPIALSESTMRPKSVLDVDSEEQEGSKETLVTVEAEGNLTESNLQLTNQNNDDHMEVSFSKRKTGDSFTINGGKTMTMESGFNCEDKSESANDAEGKFEPNSRSRRKTNMTTSKTNNVGKIEISLEPKDDEALPSEGNQSEGGALWDIFRREDVSKLHDYLMKHAEEFRHYNFEPVKQVAHPIHDQCFYLTNEHKKKLKEEYGIEPWTFEQKLGEAVFIPAGCPHQVRNLKSCIKVALDFVSPENVHECIRLTEEFRLLPKGHRVNEDKLEVKKMALHALNEAIKDIIGYDCKKSVDDEAEDEPSSSDAEKKEEEQEEK, from the exons ATGCCGCCCAAGCGCaagcgcggcggaggccgcgggtGGCCAAGGCCAAGGAAGGACGCTGCCGCGACTGCCAGCTCCGACCCCGCCGCGGCTGCCATCTCCGAccccgcagccgcagccaccAAG GAAAATGGTGAAACCAAGGCCGAGGAGAACATGCCTCAACACCAGGATTCTGCTACG CAAACCAGCAAGGAAAACATCAAGGAGGAGATACCGCCGGCTTCTCCTGAG GAGAATGGCACAGAGGGGATAGCTGAAGTCTCAAAAACTGTGAGAAAACGCAGGAGGGATCCTGTTGCAGACCCCTCTTCACTTGGGCCTAGGACCTTGCGCCTAAGGAAAAAGCAGGCTGTCCCCACGGTAGAGAAGCCCAAG AAGGTAAAACAGATGGATGGAAATTCAACCATGTGCCATCAATGCCAGAGGaatgacaatggaagagttgTACGGTGCCAGAGTTGCATTGTAGCAAACAGGAGATACAGATACTGCGTGAAGTGCATTACACGCTG GTATCCACATTTATCAGAGGATGATTTTGAGAAAAACTGCCCAGTTTGTCGCAACAATTGCAATTGTAAGGCCTGTCTGCGGGGAGACACAACGAGAAGCAAAAAGAGTATGGGGGGAGACACAACCAGAAGCAAAAAGAGTAAGAAGAGTATGGGGGGAGACACAACCAGAGGCAAAAAGAGTAAGAAGTCTTCTACAATAGAG GCTGATGAATGGAGTGTATCTGAAGAAGATAAAATTAAATACTCTGTGCGTGCTGTTCACTTTTTGCTCCCTTGGCTGAAAGCTCTTCACCAAGAGCAGACGCTAGAGAGAAGAGTGGAGGCCTCAATTGAAG GGATCGATTTGTGCAAAGTGGAGGTTCCTCTAGTTACCTGTAAAAGCAATGAGCGGATATACTG CAACAACTGCAGGACATCTATTGTTGATTTCCACAGAAGCTGTAACACATGCTCATATGATCTCTGCCTCAGCTGCTGCCGAGAGCTTCGTCAGGGTCATCCTCGAGGTGGAGGTGTGACTGTGGACGAGGTTACTAGTCTACCTGATGTTGGAGGCAGGGAGAATTTGCAACAGAGAATTAGTCATGATAATTGTACAAGTCAAGAGCCCTCTGATGGACACAACAATGTTTTGATAGATAGTGTACTTCCTTCTGAGGATCGGACTCCTAGTTTGAGACGATGGAGGGCAAATAGCAATGGAAGCATACCTTGCCCACCGAAAGAACTTGGTGGTTGTGGGCATTCTCTTCTTGAACTTAAGTGCTTGTCTGAGGAGAAGTTTATTCCAAACTTACTAGAAAAAGCCAATTCAGTGATCAACAATGGAGTCGTGTTGGAACTGGGAGATACAAAATGTTCCTGCTTCACTGAGTCCAGTGAAATGAATGATGAGACATCACGCAAAGCAGCTTCTAGAGAAAACTCCAATGATAACTACATATATTGTCCGACTGCTAAAGATGTTCAAAATGGACCTTTGGACCATTTTCAGGACCACTGGTTGAAGGGTCAGCCTGTTATCGTCCGTGATACGCTTGCGTTGACTTCTGGATTGAGCTGGGAACCAATGGTTATGTGGCGGGCCTTACGAGAAAAGAGGGATAGTCAAGATCGGCTCTCAGTTATTGCTCTTGAATGTATGACGTGGTGTGAG GTTGATATCAATATTCATATGTTTTTTGACGGGTATTCCCGTGGAGCTGTTGGTTTAGAGGATTTGCCTGTGTTACTTAAGCTGAAAGATTGGCCACAACATAGTTCCTTTGAGCAGAGACTGCCACGGCATAATGCTGAGTTCATGTCTGCCTTGCCATTTCGTGAATATACAGACCCTAAATCTGGGCCTCTCAATCTGGCGGTGAAGCTGCCAAAAGATGTTATAAAGCCAGACCTTGGTCCAAAGACTTATATTGCTTATGGCGTCAGCCAAGAGTTGGGAATTGGTGATTCTGTTACCAAGATTCATTGCGACATGTCTGATGCC GTCAATATCCTCACACATACTGATGAAATACAGCTCAAAGCCCAAAGGATTACAGcaatagaaaaaaagaaagatagtTTAAACAAAAAGGAAGAAAATGAAAATCACCAAGCTTCACGAACAGATCAGGATGGTCCTGTGCCAATTGCTCTCAGTGAATCAACCATGAGGCCAAAGTCAGTGCTGGATGTTGATTCAGAGGAGCAGGAAGGCAGTAAAGAAACTTTGGTAACTGTTGAGGCTGAGGGAAACTTGACTGAGTCGAATCTTCAGTTGACCAATCAAAATAATGATGATCATATGGAGGTTTCTTTTTCTAAGAGAAAGACAGGAGATTCTTTCACAATTAATGGTGGCAAGACAATGACAATGGAAAGTGGTTTCAACTGTGAGGATAAAAGTGAATCTGCAAATGATGCAGAGGGAAAATTTGAACCTAACAGTCGATCACGCAGGAAAACAAATATGACAACCAGCAAAACAAATAATGTGGGTAAAATTGAAATATCTCTAGAGCCAAAAGATGATGAAGCCTTACCCTCAGAAGGAAACCAATCGGAGGGTGGTGCATTGTGGGATATCTTCAGACgggaagatgtcagcaaactacATGATTATCTAATGAAGCATGCAGAGGAGTTCAGGCATTATAATTTTGAACCAGTAAAGCAG GTTGCTCATCCCATACATGATCAATGCTTTTATCTAACAAATGAGCACAAGAAGAAGCTGAAGGAGGAATATG GAATTGAACCTTGGACATTTGAACAAAAGCTTGGTGAGGCAGTATTTATCCCAGCAGGATGCCCCCATCAAGTCAGGAATTTGAAG TCATGTATAAAGGTTGCACTTGACTTTGTTTCACCGGAAAATGTTCATGAGTGCATCAGGCTGACTGAAGAATTTCGTCTGCTTCCAAAGGGGCATAGAGTGAACGAAGATAAACTAGAG GTGAAGAAGATGGCTCTTCATGCACTCAACGAAGCGATTAAGGATATCATTGGATATGATTGCAAGAAAAG CGTGGATGATGAAGCTGAAGATGAGCCTAGCTCAAGCGATGCTgaaaaaaaggaagaggaaCAGGAGGAGAAATGA
- the LOC120677648 gene encoding lysine-specific demethylase JMJ25-like isoform X3 produces MPPKRKRGGGRGWPRPRKDAAATASSDPAAAAISDPAAAATKENGETKAEENMPQHQDSATQTSKENIKEEIPPASPEENGTEGIAEVSKTVRKRRRDPVADPSSLGPRTLRLRKKQAVPTVEKPKVKQMDGNSTMCHQCQRNDNGRVVRCQSCIVANRRYRYCVKCITRWYPHLSEDDFEKNCPVCRNNCNCKACLRGDTTRSKKSMGGDTTRSKKSKKSMGGDTTRGKKSKKSSTIEADEWSVSEEDKIKYSVRAVHFLLPWLKALHQEQTLERRVEASIEGIDLCKVEVPLVTCKSNERIYCNNCRTSIVDFHRSCNTCSYDLCLSCCRELRQGHPRGGGVTVDEVTSLPDVGGRENLQQRISHDNCTSQEPSDGHNNVLIDSVLPSEDRTPSLRRWRANSNGSIPCPPKELGGCGHSLLELKCLSEEKFIPNLLEKANSVINNGVVLELGDTKCSCFTESSEMNDETSRKAASRENSNDNYIYCPTAKDVQNGPLDHFQDHWLKGQPVIVRDTLALTSGLSWEPMVMWRALREKRDSQDRLSVIALECMTWCEVDINIHMFFDGYSRGAVGLEDLPVLLKLKDWPQHSSFEQRLPRHNAEFMSALPFREYTDPKSGPLNLAVKLPKDVIKPDLGPKTYIAYGVSQELGIGDSVTKIHCDMSDAVNILTHTDEIQLKAQRITAIEKKKDSLNKKEENENHQASRTDQDGPVPIALSESTMRPKSVLDVDSEEQEGSKETLVTVEAEGNLTESNLQLTNQNNDDHMEVSFSKRKTGDSFTINGGKTMTMESGFNCEDKSESANDAEGKFEPNSRSRRKTNMTTSKTNNVGKIEISLEPKDDEALPSEGNQSEGGALWDIFRREDVSKLHDYLMKHAEEFRHYNFEPVKQVAHPIHDQCFYLTNEHKKKLKEEYGIEPWTFEQKLGEAVFIPAGCPHQVRNLKSCIKVALDFVSPENVHECIRLTEEFRLLPKGHRVNEDKLEVKKMALHALNEAIKDIIGYDCKKSSVDDEAEDEPSSSDAEKKEEEQEEK; encoded by the exons ATGCCGCCCAAGCGCaagcgcggcggaggccgcgggtGGCCAAGGCCAAGGAAGGACGCTGCCGCGACTGCCAGCTCCGACCCCGCCGCGGCTGCCATCTCCGAccccgcagccgcagccaccAAG GAAAATGGTGAAACCAAGGCCGAGGAGAACATGCCTCAACACCAGGATTCTGCTACG CAAACCAGCAAGGAAAACATCAAGGAGGAGATACCGCCGGCTTCTCCTGAG GAGAATGGCACAGAGGGGATAGCTGAAGTCTCAAAAACTGTGAGAAAACGCAGGAGGGATCCTGTTGCAGACCCCTCTTCACTTGGGCCTAGGACCTTGCGCCTAAGGAAAAAGCAGGCTGTCCCCACGGTAGAGAAGCCCAAG GTAAAACAGATGGATGGAAATTCAACCATGTGCCATCAATGCCAGAGGaatgacaatggaagagttgTACGGTGCCAGAGTTGCATTGTAGCAAACAGGAGATACAGATACTGCGTGAAGTGCATTACACGCTG GTATCCACATTTATCAGAGGATGATTTTGAGAAAAACTGCCCAGTTTGTCGCAACAATTGCAATTGTAAGGCCTGTCTGCGGGGAGACACAACGAGAAGCAAAAAGAGTATGGGGGGAGACACAACCAGAAGCAAAAAGAGTAAGAAGAGTATGGGGGGAGACACAACCAGAGGCAAAAAGAGTAAGAAGTCTTCTACAATAGAG GCTGATGAATGGAGTGTATCTGAAGAAGATAAAATTAAATACTCTGTGCGTGCTGTTCACTTTTTGCTCCCTTGGCTGAAAGCTCTTCACCAAGAGCAGACGCTAGAGAGAAGAGTGGAGGCCTCAATTGAAG GGATCGATTTGTGCAAAGTGGAGGTTCCTCTAGTTACCTGTAAAAGCAATGAGCGGATATACTG CAACAACTGCAGGACATCTATTGTTGATTTCCACAGAAGCTGTAACACATGCTCATATGATCTCTGCCTCAGCTGCTGCCGAGAGCTTCGTCAGGGTCATCCTCGAGGTGGAGGTGTGACTGTGGACGAGGTTACTAGTCTACCTGATGTTGGAGGCAGGGAGAATTTGCAACAGAGAATTAGTCATGATAATTGTACAAGTCAAGAGCCCTCTGATGGACACAACAATGTTTTGATAGATAGTGTACTTCCTTCTGAGGATCGGACTCCTAGTTTGAGACGATGGAGGGCAAATAGCAATGGAAGCATACCTTGCCCACCGAAAGAACTTGGTGGTTGTGGGCATTCTCTTCTTGAACTTAAGTGCTTGTCTGAGGAGAAGTTTATTCCAAACTTACTAGAAAAAGCCAATTCAGTGATCAACAATGGAGTCGTGTTGGAACTGGGAGATACAAAATGTTCCTGCTTCACTGAGTCCAGTGAAATGAATGATGAGACATCACGCAAAGCAGCTTCTAGAGAAAACTCCAATGATAACTACATATATTGTCCGACTGCTAAAGATGTTCAAAATGGACCTTTGGACCATTTTCAGGACCACTGGTTGAAGGGTCAGCCTGTTATCGTCCGTGATACGCTTGCGTTGACTTCTGGATTGAGCTGGGAACCAATGGTTATGTGGCGGGCCTTACGAGAAAAGAGGGATAGTCAAGATCGGCTCTCAGTTATTGCTCTTGAATGTATGACGTGGTGTGAG GTTGATATCAATATTCATATGTTTTTTGACGGGTATTCCCGTGGAGCTGTTGGTTTAGAGGATTTGCCTGTGTTACTTAAGCTGAAAGATTGGCCACAACATAGTTCCTTTGAGCAGAGACTGCCACGGCATAATGCTGAGTTCATGTCTGCCTTGCCATTTCGTGAATATACAGACCCTAAATCTGGGCCTCTCAATCTGGCGGTGAAGCTGCCAAAAGATGTTATAAAGCCAGACCTTGGTCCAAAGACTTATATTGCTTATGGCGTCAGCCAAGAGTTGGGAATTGGTGATTCTGTTACCAAGATTCATTGCGACATGTCTGATGCC GTCAATATCCTCACACATACTGATGAAATACAGCTCAAAGCCCAAAGGATTACAGcaatagaaaaaaagaaagatagtTTAAACAAAAAGGAAGAAAATGAAAATCACCAAGCTTCACGAACAGATCAGGATGGTCCTGTGCCAATTGCTCTCAGTGAATCAACCATGAGGCCAAAGTCAGTGCTGGATGTTGATTCAGAGGAGCAGGAAGGCAGTAAAGAAACTTTGGTAACTGTTGAGGCTGAGGGAAACTTGACTGAGTCGAATCTTCAGTTGACCAATCAAAATAATGATGATCATATGGAGGTTTCTTTTTCTAAGAGAAAGACAGGAGATTCTTTCACAATTAATGGTGGCAAGACAATGACAATGGAAAGTGGTTTCAACTGTGAGGATAAAAGTGAATCTGCAAATGATGCAGAGGGAAAATTTGAACCTAACAGTCGATCACGCAGGAAAACAAATATGACAACCAGCAAAACAAATAATGTGGGTAAAATTGAAATATCTCTAGAGCCAAAAGATGATGAAGCCTTACCCTCAGAAGGAAACCAATCGGAGGGTGGTGCATTGTGGGATATCTTCAGACgggaagatgtcagcaaactacATGATTATCTAATGAAGCATGCAGAGGAGTTCAGGCATTATAATTTTGAACCAGTAAAGCAG GTTGCTCATCCCATACATGATCAATGCTTTTATCTAACAAATGAGCACAAGAAGAAGCTGAAGGAGGAATATG GAATTGAACCTTGGACATTTGAACAAAAGCTTGGTGAGGCAGTATTTATCCCAGCAGGATGCCCCCATCAAGTCAGGAATTTGAAG TCATGTATAAAGGTTGCACTTGACTTTGTTTCACCGGAAAATGTTCATGAGTGCATCAGGCTGACTGAAGAATTTCGTCTGCTTCCAAAGGGGCATAGAGTGAACGAAGATAAACTAGAG GTGAAGAAGATGGCTCTTCATGCACTCAACGAAGCGATTAAGGATATCATTGGATATGATTGCAAGAAAAG CAGCGTGGATGATGAAGCTGAAGATGAGCCTAGCTCAAGCGATGCTgaaaaaaaggaagaggaaCAGGAGGAGAAATGA
- the LOC120677648 gene encoding lysine-specific demethylase JMJ25-like isoform X1, with translation MPPKRKRGGGRGWPRPRKDAAATASSDPAAAAISDPAAAATKENGETKAEENMPQHQDSATQTSKENIKEEIPPASPEENGTEGIAEVSKTVRKRRRDPVADPSSLGPRTLRLRKKQAVPTVEKPKKVKQMDGNSTMCHQCQRNDNGRVVRCQSCIVANRRYRYCVKCITRWYPHLSEDDFEKNCPVCRNNCNCKACLRGDTTRSKKSMGGDTTRSKKSKKSMGGDTTRGKKSKKSSTIEADEWSVSEEDKIKYSVRAVHFLLPWLKALHQEQTLERRVEASIEGIDLCKVEVPLVTCKSNERIYCNNCRTSIVDFHRSCNTCSYDLCLSCCRELRQGHPRGGGVTVDEVTSLPDVGGRENLQQRISHDNCTSQEPSDGHNNVLIDSVLPSEDRTPSLRRWRANSNGSIPCPPKELGGCGHSLLELKCLSEEKFIPNLLEKANSVINNGVVLELGDTKCSCFTESSEMNDETSRKAASRENSNDNYIYCPTAKDVQNGPLDHFQDHWLKGQPVIVRDTLALTSGLSWEPMVMWRALREKRDSQDRLSVIALECMTWCEVDINIHMFFDGYSRGAVGLEDLPVLLKLKDWPQHSSFEQRLPRHNAEFMSALPFREYTDPKSGPLNLAVKLPKDVIKPDLGPKTYIAYGVSQELGIGDSVTKIHCDMSDAVNILTHTDEIQLKAQRITAIEKKKDSLNKKEENENHQASRTDQDGPVPIALSESTMRPKSVLDVDSEEQEGSKETLVTVEAEGNLTESNLQLTNQNNDDHMEVSFSKRKTGDSFTINGGKTMTMESGFNCEDKSESANDAEGKFEPNSRSRRKTNMTTSKTNNVGKIEISLEPKDDEALPSEGNQSEGGALWDIFRREDVSKLHDYLMKHAEEFRHYNFEPVKQVAHPIHDQCFYLTNEHKKKLKEEYGIEPWTFEQKLGEAVFIPAGCPHQVRNLKSCIKVALDFVSPENVHECIRLTEEFRLLPKGHRVNEDKLEVKKMALHALNEAIKDIIGYDCKKSSVDDEAEDEPSSSDAEKKEEEQEEK, from the exons ATGCCGCCCAAGCGCaagcgcggcggaggccgcgggtGGCCAAGGCCAAGGAAGGACGCTGCCGCGACTGCCAGCTCCGACCCCGCCGCGGCTGCCATCTCCGAccccgcagccgcagccaccAAG GAAAATGGTGAAACCAAGGCCGAGGAGAACATGCCTCAACACCAGGATTCTGCTACG CAAACCAGCAAGGAAAACATCAAGGAGGAGATACCGCCGGCTTCTCCTGAG GAGAATGGCACAGAGGGGATAGCTGAAGTCTCAAAAACTGTGAGAAAACGCAGGAGGGATCCTGTTGCAGACCCCTCTTCACTTGGGCCTAGGACCTTGCGCCTAAGGAAAAAGCAGGCTGTCCCCACGGTAGAGAAGCCCAAG AAGGTAAAACAGATGGATGGAAATTCAACCATGTGCCATCAATGCCAGAGGaatgacaatggaagagttgTACGGTGCCAGAGTTGCATTGTAGCAAACAGGAGATACAGATACTGCGTGAAGTGCATTACACGCTG GTATCCACATTTATCAGAGGATGATTTTGAGAAAAACTGCCCAGTTTGTCGCAACAATTGCAATTGTAAGGCCTGTCTGCGGGGAGACACAACGAGAAGCAAAAAGAGTATGGGGGGAGACACAACCAGAAGCAAAAAGAGTAAGAAGAGTATGGGGGGAGACACAACCAGAGGCAAAAAGAGTAAGAAGTCTTCTACAATAGAG GCTGATGAATGGAGTGTATCTGAAGAAGATAAAATTAAATACTCTGTGCGTGCTGTTCACTTTTTGCTCCCTTGGCTGAAAGCTCTTCACCAAGAGCAGACGCTAGAGAGAAGAGTGGAGGCCTCAATTGAAG GGATCGATTTGTGCAAAGTGGAGGTTCCTCTAGTTACCTGTAAAAGCAATGAGCGGATATACTG CAACAACTGCAGGACATCTATTGTTGATTTCCACAGAAGCTGTAACACATGCTCATATGATCTCTGCCTCAGCTGCTGCCGAGAGCTTCGTCAGGGTCATCCTCGAGGTGGAGGTGTGACTGTGGACGAGGTTACTAGTCTACCTGATGTTGGAGGCAGGGAGAATTTGCAACAGAGAATTAGTCATGATAATTGTACAAGTCAAGAGCCCTCTGATGGACACAACAATGTTTTGATAGATAGTGTACTTCCTTCTGAGGATCGGACTCCTAGTTTGAGACGATGGAGGGCAAATAGCAATGGAAGCATACCTTGCCCACCGAAAGAACTTGGTGGTTGTGGGCATTCTCTTCTTGAACTTAAGTGCTTGTCTGAGGAGAAGTTTATTCCAAACTTACTAGAAAAAGCCAATTCAGTGATCAACAATGGAGTCGTGTTGGAACTGGGAGATACAAAATGTTCCTGCTTCACTGAGTCCAGTGAAATGAATGATGAGACATCACGCAAAGCAGCTTCTAGAGAAAACTCCAATGATAACTACATATATTGTCCGACTGCTAAAGATGTTCAAAATGGACCTTTGGACCATTTTCAGGACCACTGGTTGAAGGGTCAGCCTGTTATCGTCCGTGATACGCTTGCGTTGACTTCTGGATTGAGCTGGGAACCAATGGTTATGTGGCGGGCCTTACGAGAAAAGAGGGATAGTCAAGATCGGCTCTCAGTTATTGCTCTTGAATGTATGACGTGGTGTGAG GTTGATATCAATATTCATATGTTTTTTGACGGGTATTCCCGTGGAGCTGTTGGTTTAGAGGATTTGCCTGTGTTACTTAAGCTGAAAGATTGGCCACAACATAGTTCCTTTGAGCAGAGACTGCCACGGCATAATGCTGAGTTCATGTCTGCCTTGCCATTTCGTGAATATACAGACCCTAAATCTGGGCCTCTCAATCTGGCGGTGAAGCTGCCAAAAGATGTTATAAAGCCAGACCTTGGTCCAAAGACTTATATTGCTTATGGCGTCAGCCAAGAGTTGGGAATTGGTGATTCTGTTACCAAGATTCATTGCGACATGTCTGATGCC GTCAATATCCTCACACATACTGATGAAATACAGCTCAAAGCCCAAAGGATTACAGcaatagaaaaaaagaaagatagtTTAAACAAAAAGGAAGAAAATGAAAATCACCAAGCTTCACGAACAGATCAGGATGGTCCTGTGCCAATTGCTCTCAGTGAATCAACCATGAGGCCAAAGTCAGTGCTGGATGTTGATTCAGAGGAGCAGGAAGGCAGTAAAGAAACTTTGGTAACTGTTGAGGCTGAGGGAAACTTGACTGAGTCGAATCTTCAGTTGACCAATCAAAATAATGATGATCATATGGAGGTTTCTTTTTCTAAGAGAAAGACAGGAGATTCTTTCACAATTAATGGTGGCAAGACAATGACAATGGAAAGTGGTTTCAACTGTGAGGATAAAAGTGAATCTGCAAATGATGCAGAGGGAAAATTTGAACCTAACAGTCGATCACGCAGGAAAACAAATATGACAACCAGCAAAACAAATAATGTGGGTAAAATTGAAATATCTCTAGAGCCAAAAGATGATGAAGCCTTACCCTCAGAAGGAAACCAATCGGAGGGTGGTGCATTGTGGGATATCTTCAGACgggaagatgtcagcaaactacATGATTATCTAATGAAGCATGCAGAGGAGTTCAGGCATTATAATTTTGAACCAGTAAAGCAG GTTGCTCATCCCATACATGATCAATGCTTTTATCTAACAAATGAGCACAAGAAGAAGCTGAAGGAGGAATATG GAATTGAACCTTGGACATTTGAACAAAAGCTTGGTGAGGCAGTATTTATCCCAGCAGGATGCCCCCATCAAGTCAGGAATTTGAAG TCATGTATAAAGGTTGCACTTGACTTTGTTTCACCGGAAAATGTTCATGAGTGCATCAGGCTGACTGAAGAATTTCGTCTGCTTCCAAAGGGGCATAGAGTGAACGAAGATAAACTAGAG GTGAAGAAGATGGCTCTTCATGCACTCAACGAAGCGATTAAGGATATCATTGGATATGATTGCAAGAAAAG CAGCGTGGATGATGAAGCTGAAGATGAGCCTAGCTCAAGCGATGCTgaaaaaaaggaagaggaaCAGGAGGAGAAATGA